Proteins encoded within one genomic window of Theobroma cacao cultivar B97-61/B2 chromosome 7, Criollo_cocoa_genome_V2, whole genome shotgun sequence:
- the LOC18593701 gene encoding chitin-inducible gibberellin-responsive protein 1, with product MDAHQLFSYGVTGASLSYSTSYSTVPSIPNRLFSSLKSDIGNSPNSPFSSQFDSPLSTQFDCDTNTTLSDSQEQHSSTENLSGLSPSCNSSFESNTYCHKLSPSLDCKREILPLCSGGTSYIQDANSSHKIIYTLQELETALMAPDADEEVTTPNVSCGESSRPQTTGQRSRAWSQEHQGSLVLQPQTSFVSRHRQSTEVSHAEKRQKAIGDLSLQDIPPGNLKQLLIVCAQALSENNMDDFDKLIAKARNAVSICGEPIQRLGAYMVEALVARKEASGSNIYRARRCREPEGKDLLSYMQILYEICPYLKFGYMAANGAIAEACRTEDRIHIIDFHIGQGTQWVTLLQALAARPGGAPHVRITGIDDPLSKYARGGGLEAVGRRLAALSEKFNIPVEFHGVPVFAPDITRGMLDVRPGEALAVNFPLQLHHTPDESVDVNNPRDGLLRMVKSLSPKVTTLVEQESNTNTAPFLPRFIETLDYYLAMFESIDETLPRDRKERINVEQHCLARDIVNVIACEGKERVERHELFGKWKSRLTMAGFRQYPLSSYVNSVIRSLLRCYSKHYKLVEKDGAMLLGWKDRNLISASAWHCDS from the coding sequence ATGGACGCACACCAGCTTTTCAGTTACGGTGTGACTGGTGCAAGCCTATCCTACTCAACCTCTTATTCAACTGTTCCTTCTATACCTAATCGGCTGTTTAGTTCTTTGAAATCTGACATAGGAAACTCACCCAACTCGCCCTTTTCGTCTCAATTTGATTCGCCCTTATCGACTCAATTTGATTGTGATACCAACACCACGTTGAGTGACAGCCAGGAGCAGCATAGCTCCACGGAGAATCTCTCGGGACTTAGCCCTTCTTGTAACTCTTCATTTGAATCTAACACTTATTGCCATAAATTGAGTCCCTCTCTGGACTGCAAGCGTGAAATCCTACCACTCTGTTCTGGTGGAACTTCTTATATACAGGATGCAAATTCTAGCCACAAAATAATATACACTTTGCAGGAATTAGAGACTGCACTAATGGCACCTGATGCGGATGAAGAAGTAACCACCCCGAATGTTTCCTGTGGAGAAAGTAGTAGACCACAGACAACAGGCCAGCGATCTAGGGCATGGAGTCAGGAGCACCAAGGATCTTTGGTGCTTCAGCCTCAGACATCCTTTGTTTCTAGGCATAGGCAGTCAACTGAAGTTTCTCATGCTGAGAAACGTCAGAAAGCAATAGGGGATTTGTCTTTGCAGGATATTCCACCTGGCAATCTTAAGCAATTATTGATTGTGTGTGCTCAAGCTCTCTCTGAAAACAATATGGATGATTTTGATAAGTTGATTGCGAAGGCCAGGAATGCTGTGTCTATCTGTGGAGAACCAATCCAGCGCCTTGGTGCTTACATGGTGGAAGCGTTGGTGGCAAGGAAGGAGGCATCAGGGTCGAACATATATCGTGCCCGTCGTTGCAGAGAGCCTGAAGGCAAGGACTTACTTTCCTACATGCAGATCCTGTATGAAATTTGCCCCTATTTGAAGTTTGGCTACATGGCAGCCAATGGGGCCATTGCTGAAGCATGCAGAACTGAAGATCGCATTCACATTATCGATTTCCACATTGGTCAGGGAACACAATGGGTGACCCTCTTGCAGGCGCTTGCAGCCAGACCTGGTGGAGCTCCTCATGTCCGCATTACAGGAATTGATGATCCTCTTTCTAAATATGCTCGTGGTGGTGGATTGGAAGCTGTTGGCAGACGTTTGGCTGCACTATCTGAAAAGTTCAATATTCCAGTTGAGTTTCATGGAGTGCCAGTTTTTGCACCGGATATCACGAGGGGGATGCTTGATGTCAGGCCTGGGGAGGCTCTGGCTGTCAACTTCCCTCTGCAGCTCCATCACACCCCTGATGAGAGCGTTGATGTGAACAACCCTAGGGATGGGCTTCTGCGAATGGTAAAATCACTTTCTCCCAAAGTTACCACATTGGTAGAGCAAGAATCAAACACAAACACAGCCCCTTTCCTCCCCAGGTTCATAGAGACTCTGGATTACTACTTGGCAATGTTTGAGTCCATCGATGAGACACTGCCAAGGGACAGAAAGGAGCGAATTAATGTGGAGCAGCACTGCCTGGCCAGAGATATTGTGAATGTCATTGCTTGTGAGGGAAAGGAGAGGGTGGAGCGCCATGAGCTCTTTGGTAAGTGGAAGTCTAGGCTAACAATGGCAGGATTCCGGCAATACCCTTTAAGCTCTTATGTGAATTCTGTGATAAGAAGCCTGCTGAGGTGTTACTCAAAGCATTATAAACTGGTGGAGAAGGATGGCGCAATGTTGCTGGGCTGGAAGGATAGGAACCTTATATCGGCTTCTGCTTGGCACTGTGACAGCTGA
- the LOC18593700 gene encoding calcium/calmodulin-regulated receptor-like kinase 1 has product MRGESSGLIIGISIGVVIGVLLAIFALFCIRYHRKRSQIGNSSSRRAATIPIRANGADSCNILSDSTIGPESPVKSGRNGMSVWLEGFKRSNVVSVSGIPEYSYKDLQKATYNFTTLIGQGAFGPVYKAQMSTGEIVAVKVLATDSKQGEKEFQTEVMLLGRLHHRNLVNLVGYCAEKGQHMLVYVYMSKGSLASHLYSENHEPLSWNLRVYIALDVARGLEYLHDGAVPPVVHRDIKSSNILLDQSMRARVADFGLSREEMVDKHAANIRGTFGYLDPEYISTRTFTKKSDVYSFGVLLFELIAGRNPLQGLMEYVELAAMSTEGKVGWEEIVDSRLDGKFDVQELNEVAALAYKCVNRAPKKRPSMRDIVQVLTRILKTRHSKKHHKSLSATADEFSVDLERGETKMTFAEHEHRRDESMDSAADTFEV; this is encoded by the exons ATGAGGGGGGAGTCATCTGGTTTGATCATTGGGATTTCCATAGGAGTGGTGATCGGTGTGCTTTTAGCTATATTTGCACTATTTTGTATCAGGTATCATAGAAAGAGATCCCAGATAGGAAACAGCAGTTCCAGGAGAGCTGCAACTATTCCAATCAGGGCTAATGGAGCTGATTCTTGTAATATATTATCGGATTCAACTATTGGTCCTGAGTCACCTGTGAAATCTGGAAGAAATGGAATGTCTGTGTGGCTTGAAGGGTTTAAAAGGAGCAACGTTGTCTCTGTGTCTGGAATACCCGAGTACTCATACAA GGATTTGCAGAAAGCAACCTATAATTTTACAACACTAATAGGACAAGGAGCCTTTGGCCCAGTTTATAAAGCTCAGATGTCAACTGGCGAGATTGTCGCTGTAAAGGTGCTTGCAACTGATTCGAAGCAAGGGGAGAAAGAGTTTCAGACAGAG GTTATGTTATTGGGACGGCTGCATCACAGAAACCTTGTAAATTTGGTTGGATATTGTGCAGAAAAGGGTCAGCATATGCTTGTTTATGTGTACATGAGTAAAGGCAGCTTGGCTTCTCATCTGTACA gtgaaaatcatgaacctcTGAGCTGGAATTTGAGGGTTTATATCGCTTTAGATGTAGCAAGGGGCTTGGAATATCTTCATGACGGG GCAGTTCCTCCCGTAGTACACCGGGACATTAAGTCATCCAATATTCTGTTGGATCAATCCATGAGAGCCAGG GTAGCTGACTTTGGGCTTTCAAGAGAAGAGATGGTAGACAAACATGCTGCTAATATACGAGGAACTTTTGGATATCTTGATCCAGAATATATATCTACAAGGACCTTTACTAAGAAAAGTGATGTTTACAGCTTTGGGGTATTGCTCTTTGAACTAATAGCTGGCAGAAATCCTTTACAGGGTCTCATGGAATATGTTGAGCTG GCAGCTATGAGTACTGAAGGGAAAGTTGGGTGGGAGGAAATTGTGGATTCACGTTTGGACGGTAAATTCGACGTGCAAGAGCTCAACGAAGTAGCAGCTCTCGCATATAAATGTGTCAACCGTGCTCCCAAAAAACGGCCTTCCATGAGGGATATCGTGCAAGTGCTAACACGAATCCTGAAAACAAGACACAGCAAGAAGCATCACAAGTCCCTCTCTGCCACTGCAGACGAGTTTTCGGTCGACTTAGAGCGAGGAGAAACTAAGATGACATTCGCTGAACACGAACACCGGAGAGACGAGTCCATGGACAGTGCCGCTGACACCTTTGAAGTGTAG